One Chanodichthys erythropterus isolate Z2021 chromosome 10, ASM2448905v1, whole genome shotgun sequence DNA segment encodes these proteins:
- the rps6kb1a gene encoding ribosomal protein S6 kinase beta-1 yields MAGVFDIDLDPTEDSVSDEELADGAKINEYMDQCSGFEFMEDCEKFEISENSVNQGTEQIRPECFELLRVLGKGGYGKVFQVRKVTGPTSGKIFAMKVLKKAMIMRNAKDTAHTKAERSILEEVKHPFIVDLMYAFQTGGKLYLILEYLSGGELFMQLEREGIFLEDTACFYLAEISMALGHLHQKGIIYRDLKPENIMLNKNGHVKLTDFGLCKESIHDGIVTHTFCGTIEYMAPEILMRSGHNRAVDWWSLGALMYDMLTGAPPFTAENRKKTIDKILKCKLNLPPYLTQEARDLLKKLLKRNASIRMGAGPRDALDVQAHSFFRHINWDDLLACKVEPPFKPFLQSADDVSQFDSKFTSQTPVDSPDDSTLSESANQVFLGFTYIAPSVLENIKEKFTYEPKSRSPRKLLGSPRTPVSPAKVEGEDGWSRGPPFPEVTTTTSSLLPPTDTPMEVSNVEQMDVSNSMEVSAPLPIKKPLGSTAGSFIKQANPVGGRRPQHLRMNL; encoded by the exons ATGGCCGGTGTGTTTGATATCGACCTCGACCCAACGGAGGACAGCGTGTCAGATGAGGAGCTCGCTGACGGG GCCAAGATTAATGAATACATGGATCAGTGCAGTGGCTTTGAATT TATGGAAGACTGTGAGAAGTTCGAGATCTCTGAAAATAGTGTGAATCAAGGCACGGAGCAAATTCGTCCGGAATGTTTTGAGTTGCTTCGTGTTTTGGGAAAAGGAGGATATGGAAAG GTTTTTCAAGTTCGCAAGGTAACTGGGCCAACTTCTGGGAAGATATTTGCCATGAAAGTCTTGAAAAAG GCCATGATCATGCGCAATGCAAAGGACACTGCTCATACTAAAGCAGAACGGAGCATCCTAGAGGAAGTTAAGCATCCCTTCATTGTGGACCTCATGTACGCCTTTCAGACGGGGGGCAAACTTTACCTCATCCTGGAGTACCTTAGCG GTGGAGAGCTGTTCATGCAACTGGAGAGGGAGGGGATCTTCTTGGAAGACACAGCCTG CTTTTATCTGGCAGAGATTTCCATGGCCTTGGGTCACCTTCATCAGAAAGGCATCATCTATAGAGACCTGAAGCCAGAGAACATCATGCTCAATAAGAATG GTCATGTGAAGTTGACAGACTTCGGACTGTGTAAGGAGTCGATCCACGACGGTATCGTCACACACACCTTCTGTGGAACCATAGAGTACAT GGCACCAGAAATCCTCATGAGAAGTGGCCATAATCGAGCTGTGGACTGGTGGAGTCTGGGAGCCTTGATGTATGACATGCTAACAGGAGCT CCACCGTTCACCGCAGAAAATCGGAAAAAGACCATTGACAAAATCTTAAAGTGCAAACTGAACCTTCCACCTTACCTGACCCAAGAAGCACGGGACCTTCTGAAAAAG CTGCTGAAGAGAAATGCATCGATCAGGATGGGAGCAGGTCCTCGAGATGCTTTAGACGTCCAG gcCCACTCCTTCTTCAGACACATAAACTGGGATGATCTACTGGCGTGTAAAGTTGAACCTCCCTTTAAGCCTTTTTTG CAATCAGCCGACGATGTTAGCCAGTTTGACTCAAAGTTCACTAGTCAGACTCCTGTGGACAGTCCCGATGACTCGACGCTCAGTGAAAGCGCCAACCAAGTCTTCCTG GGCTTTACGTACATAGCTCCATCTGTGCTTGAAAACATCAAGGAAAAGTTCACTTATGAGCCAAAATCCCGTTCACCTCGCAAGCTTCTGGGAAGTCCAAGAACACCAGTGAG CCCTGCCAAGGTTGAAGGGGAAGACGGTTGGTCTCGAGGTCCACCCTTCCCAGAAGTGACCACAACCACCTCCTCTCTCCTGCCACCCACTGATACACCCATGGAGGTGTCTAATGTGGAGCAGATGGACGTTAGCAACAGCATGGAGGTGTCGGCCCCTCTCCCCATCAAAAAACCACTGGGATCCACCGCGGGGTCCTTCATAAAACAGGCTAACCCAGTGGGCGGCAGGAGACCCCAGCATTTGAGGATGAATCTTTGA
- the rnft1 gene encoding E3 ubiquitin-protein ligase RNFT1, with protein sequence MKLRAQYDRGAYCESRRAFKLRDSPDPMQPDPSPQEEKNGLSLTLQPELLARMPGAGSASGPETGDDVRVPIGSSSGSTNGRGATSRRLRTASHSHSHSHGHTHSHEHESDSGESDLESGESNSSLSELRYLLRWLKKSLPFIVILSAKLVIQHALGLAVAVGLFTTFMYVNKSIQTQVFLHDRRRKLHCAWLLLFLTSSSLLVFYTFHTQSLYRCLIFASATIDSQNFWEVLWSVGVTNFIVKFFFMGLKCLILLVPSPLMTYRRRGQWYMLIEEMGQLYQVIAPVPLWFRYLVSYDEMDTSVGLTLGILLALVYLIMKILALYGLSGSLQKTLRTFFSSEVNGAPASPAQVREAGDICPICQADFKQPRVLVCQHIFCEECIAQWLNQERTCPLCRNIITDKVHKWKDGATSAYLQIY encoded by the exons ATGAAACTCCGTGCGCAGTATGACAG AGGAGCATATTGCGAGTCTAGAAGAGCGTTTAAACTGAGGGATTCACCTGATCCGATGCAACCCGACCCGAGCCCTCAGGAAGAGAAAAACGGGCTGTCATTAACCCTGCAGCCGGAGCTGCTCGCCCGAATGCCGGGTGCTGGAAGTGCCAGCGGTCCGGAAACGGGCGATGATGTCCGGGTTCCTATCGGCAGCTCATCGGGGTCGACGAATGGACGTGGCGCTACTTCGCGGAGGCTGAGAACGGCGAGCCACAGCCACTCCCATTCTCACGGACACACGCACAGCCACGAGCACGAGTCGGACAGCGGCGAGTCAGACCTGGAATCCGGAGAGTCCAACAGCTCATTATCAGAGCTCCGCTACCTCCTCCGCTGGCTCAAGAAAAGTCTTCCTTTCATAGTTATTCTCTCTGCGAAACTAGTCATTCAGCACGCTCTGG GTCTGGCTGTTGCAGTGGGTCTGTTTACCACTTTTATGTACGTCAACAAAAGCATTCAAACGCAAGTCTTTCTCCAC GACCGAAGGAGGAAGTTGCATTGTGCCTGGCTCTTGCTGTTCCTCACATCCTCCAGTCTCCTCGTGTTCTACACTTTTCACACTCAGTCACTTTATCGCTG CCTCATTTTTGCCAGTGCTACGATAGATTCTCAAAACTTCTGGGAGGTCTTATGGAGTGTTGGTGTGACCAACTTCATCGTGAAGTTTTTCTTCATGGGGCTCAAGTGTCTTATTCTCCTCGTCCCATCCCCACTCATGACATACCGGCGAAGG GGTCAGTGGTACATGCTCATAGAGGAGATGGGTCAGTTGTATCAGGTGATTGCTCCTGTCCCACTCTGGTTCCGGTATCTGGTCAGCTACGATGAGATGGACACCTCAGTGGGTCTGACTTTGGGAATCCTGCTAGCCTTAGTCTACCTCATAATGAAG attttGGCACTGTATGGGCTGTCAGGATCATTGCAAAAAACATTACGGACTTTTTTCAGTTCTGAG GTGAACGGAGCTCCAGCCAGTCCAGCTCAGGTTAGAGAGGCAGGTGACATTTGTCCAATCTGTCAGGCTGATTTTAAGCAACCTCGGGTCCTCGTGTGTCAG CATATCTTCTGTGAGGAGTGCATAGCCCAGTGGCTTAACCAGGAGAGGACCTGCCCCCTCTGCCGCAATATCATCACAGACAAGGTGCACAAGTGGAAAGATGGTGCAACATCAGCTTATTTGCAAATCTACTGA